A DNA window from Centroberyx gerrardi isolate f3 chromosome 5, fCenGer3.hap1.cur.20231027, whole genome shotgun sequence contains the following coding sequences:
- the tomm34 gene encoding mitochondrial import receptor subunit TOM34: MPQKRRSQSWTELKQAGNERFKTGQYGEAAELYCQAIRELEKSGKKSPEDLSILHSNRAASYLKDGNCGECVKDCNVSLELVPFGVKSLLRRAAAYEALERYRLAYIDYKTALQVDCNIPAAHDGTNRMTKVLTEVDGPAWREKLPPIPTVPLAVREKLAQQARGTAAGTAQTNPAPQHNGTRQTHKPAVGDQDLKKGQILKEEGNALVKKGEHKKAIEKYSQSLKYNAAEVTTYTNRALCYLSVKQYREAVRDCDEALMIDSSNIKALYRRAQAHKELKDVKSCVEDLNSLLKVEPKNGAALKLLQEVQKKK, encoded by the exons ATGCCTCAGAAGCGCAGGTCCCAGTCCTGGACGGAGCTGAAACAAGCTGGTAACGAGCGGTTCAAGACGGGCCAGTATGGAGAGGCTGCCGAGCTCTACTGCCAGGCCATCAGAGAGCTGGAGAAGTCCG GTAAAAAGAGCCCAGAGGATTTGAGTATTTTGCACTCAAACCGCGCAGCCAGCTACCTGAAGGATGGCAACTGTGGAGAATGTGTGAAAGACTGCAATGT GTCTCTGGAGCTGGTCCCGTTCGGTGTGAAGTCCCTGCTGCGTCGCGCCGCTGCCTACGAAGCTCTGGAGCGCTACAGGCTGGCCTACATCGACTACAAGACGGCTCTGCAGGTCGACTGCAACATACCGGCCGCACACGACGGCACCAACAG GATGACGAAGGTGCTGACGGAGGTGGACGGTCCGGCATGGAGGGAGAAGCTTCCTCCGATCCCGACCGTCCCGCTGGCCGTCAGGGAGAAACTGGCCCAGCAGGCCCGCGGGACTGCAGCCGGCACAGCACAGACGAACCCCGCGCCGCAACACAACGGCACCCGGCAGACACACAAACCCG CTGTCGGTGATCAGGACTTGAAGAAAGGCCAGATcctgaaggaggaaggaaacGCTCTGGTGAAGAAAGGAGAGCATAAGAAAGCCATAGAGAAGTACAGCCAGAGCCTCAAATACAACGCTGCCGAGGTCACCACCTACACCAACAG ggcgcTGTGCTACCTGTCAGTGAAGCAGTACAGAGAGGCTGTCAGAGACTGTGATGAGGCGCTGATGATTGACAGCAGCAACATCAAGGCTCTCTACAGGAGGGCCCAGGCTCACAAGGAGCTCAAG GACGTCAAATCCTGCGTGGAGGACCTGAACAGCCTGCTGAAAGTGGAACCAAAGAACGGCGCCGCCCTCAAGCTGCTGCAGGAAGTCCAGAAGAAGAAATGA
- the ywhaba gene encoding 14-3-3 protein beta/alpha-A: MDKNDLVQKAKLAEQAERYDDMAAAMKAVTEQGLELSNEERNLLSVAYKNVVGARRSSWRVISSIEQKTEGNEKKQQMAREYREKIEAELQDICKDVLALLDSFLIANASQPESKVFYLKMKGDYYRYLSEVASGETKKATVDNSQQAYQEAFDISKKDMQPTHPIRLGLALNFSVFYYEILNSPDQACSLAKQAFDEAIAELDTLNEDSYKDSTLIMQLLRDNLTLWTSENQGDEADAGEGEN, translated from the exons ATGGATAAGAACGACCTGGTGCAGAAAGCCAAGCTGGCGGAGCAGGCTGAGCGTTACGACGACATGGCGGCCGCCATGAAGGCCGTGACGGAGCAGGGCCTGGAGCTCAGCAACGAGGAGCGCAACCTGCTCTCCGTCGCCTACAAGAACGTG gTGGGGGCCCGCCGTTCGTCCTGGCGCGTCATCTCCAGCATCGAGCAGAAGACGGAGGGCAACGAGAAGAAACAGCAGATGGCCCGCGAATACCGTGAGAAGATCGAGGCCGAACTCCAAGACATCTGCAAGGACGTGCTG GCTCTGCTCGACAGCTTCCTCATTGCCAACGCATCTCAGCCGGAGAGCAAGGTGTTCTACCTCAAAATGAAAGGAGACTACTACAGATACCTGTCAGAGGTGGCCTCCGGGGAAACAAAGAAGG ccacGGTGGACAACTCTCAGCAGGCCTACCAGGAGGCCTTCGACATCAGCAAGAAGGACATGCAGCCCACACACCCCATCCGGCTGGGCCTCGCCCTCAACTTCTCCGTCTTCTACTACGAAATCCTCAACTCGCCCGATCAGGCCTGCAGTCTGGCCAAGCAG GCTTTCGACGAGGCGATCGCCGAACTCGACACCTTGAACGAGGACTCGTACAAAGACAGCACTCTGATCATGCAGCTACTAAGGGACAACCTCact CTGTGGACATCAGAAAACCAGGGAGACGAGGCCGACGCCGGCGAGGGAGAGAACTAG